In the genome of Pseudorasbora parva isolate DD20220531a chromosome 10, ASM2467924v1, whole genome shotgun sequence, one region contains:
- the LOC137091055 gene encoding LOW QUALITY PROTEIN: platelet-activating factor receptor-like (The sequence of the model RefSeq protein was modified relative to this genomic sequence to represent the inferred CDS: deleted 1 base in 1 codon) has protein sequence MHNMMTTAATMTTVNDSLGNQTSPKKFIDSEFRYTLFPIFYGVVFVLGLLANCYALYVLHYLRESKAMNEIRIYMTNLTIADLLFVSALPFWIGYYVEKGDWKYTDALCRITGSFFFINTYCSILFLTAISINRYWAVTRPLVAASSDCWKRAVIVSTVIWVLTLAASVKYLTEEGIQTHQIGNNTSDKKKDIRRCFEGYQDMKDPDKWPLAITHFVIIGLFFLVFTMVIFCNILIARALLSQPISQPRARTGKRPGGTKRRALRLLCAVVGVFVICFLPHHVVQGPWTLSVLYLNDWSMETRQSFNDAHQITLMLMGINCLLDPLVYCFATTKFRKYIKGHFTKVKNNKKCTRNTLSSAISLKSKYQSE, from the exons ATGCACAATATGATGACTACTGCAGCCACGATGACCACTGTAAATGACAGCCTTGGGAATCAAACTTCACCGAAAAAATTCATTGACTCAGAGTTTCGTTACACTCTCTTTCCTATATTCTACGGCGTGGTCTTTGTCTTAGGGTTGCTGGCCAACTGCTACGCTCTATATGTGCTGCACTATTTGCGGGAGTCTAAAGCTATGAATGAGATTCGAATCTACATGACCAACCTGACCATAGCAGACCTGCTGTTCGTGTCCGCTCTGCCATTCTGGATTGGCTACTACGTGGAAAAGGGTGACTGGAAGTACACAGATGCCCTCTGTCGTATTACAGGCTCGTTTTTCTTTATTAACACGTATTGCTCTATTCTCTTCCTTACTGCCATCAGCATTAACCGTTACTGGGCTGTTACCAGGCCACTGGTGGCCGCCTCTTCTGACTGCTGGAAACGTGCAGTAATTGTCTCAACGGTCATCTGGGTCCTCACTCTTGCAGCATCGGTTAAATACCTCACTGAAGAGGGAATCCAGACACATCAAATTGGAAATAATACGTCAGACAAAAAAAAGGACATTCGTCGCTGTTTCGAGGGTTATCAAGACATGAAGGATCCTGACAAGTGGCCATTGGCTATCACCCACTTTGTCATTATTGGCTTGTTCTTTCTTGTTTTCACAATGGTGATTTTCTGCAATATCTTGATCGCACGAGCTCTTCTGTCTCAACCCATCAGTCAGCCTCGAGCACGCACGGGAAAGCGCCCCGGCGGTACCAAACGCAGAGCTTTAAGGCTGTTGTGTGCTGTCGTGGGAGTCTTTGTGATCTGCTTCCTTCCTCATCACGTGGTTCAGGGTCCCTGGACATTGTCTGTGCTGTATCTGAACGATTGGTCCATGGAGACTCGCCAAAGCTTTAACGACGCTCACCAGATCACTCTCATGCTTATGGGGATTAACTGCCTCCTGGACCCGCTGGTGTATTGCTTCGCCACCACAAAGTTCCGCAAGTACATCAAGGGTCATTTCACAAAGGtcaagaataat aaaaaatgcacacGTAACACATTAAGTTCAGCAATATCACTGAAGAGCAAATATCAGAGTGAATAA